GGAGGAGGCGCCGGACATCACGGCGCGGATCTGCGGGATCTGCCCGGTGGCCTACCAGATGAGCGCGTGCAACGCCCTGGAAAGCCTCCTCGGTCTATCCGTGCGAGGCCCCCTTCGGGACCTGCGGCTGTTGCTTTACTACGGGGAATGGATCGAAAGCCATGCCCTCCACATGTTTCTGCTGCACCTGCCGGACTTCCTGGGTTATGAGAGCGCCCTCCACATGGCCCGGGATCACCCGGAGTGGGTGCAGAAGGGGCTTCAGATCAAGAAGGCGGGGAATGCCCTGCTGGCCCGCATCGGCGGCCGCGAGGTTCACCCCATCAACGTCCGCGTCGGGGGCTTCTATTCCGTCCCCTCGCGCCGCGCCCTCCTGGAACACCAGGAGGATCTTGCCCGCGCTCGCGATCTCATGATTGAAGCCCTCCGCTGGATGGCCGGCCTGGAGTTTCCGGAGTTCGAGGAGGATTACGAGTTCGTGGCCCTTTCTCATCCCGAGGAATACGCCATCCTGGAGGGTCAGGTTCGTTTCAGCCATGGGCGGCTGGCCCCGGTCTCCGCCTTTGAGGAGATCATCGAGGAGATCCACATGCCCTACAGCAACGCCCTGCACGCGGTGATCCGGGGGCGCGGCAGCTATATGGTCGGCCCCCTGGCCCGGTTCAACCTGAACTTCTCCCAGCTCTCCCCCCTGGCCCAAGAGGTGGCGGCATCCATCGGCCTGATGCCGCCGGTGCGCAACCCCTTCCGCAGCCTCCTCGTCCGCGGCATCGAGGTGATTCACGCCTGCGAGGAGGCCATGCGCCTCATCGACCGCTATGAGCCGCCGGATCGCCCCTTCGAGCCCTTCGAGGTCCAGGCGGGGACCGGCTTTGGGGCCAGCGAGGCCCCGCGCGGGCTCCTGTATCACCGCTATCGGATCAACGCGGAAGGCCTCATCGAGGAAGCGCGGATCATCCCGCCCACCTCCCAGAACCAGCGCCGCATCGAGGACGATCTGCGCAAACTGGTGCCGCAGCTGCTCTCCCTGCCCCGGGATGCCCTCACGTGGCGCTGCGAGCAGGCCATCCGGAACTACGATCCCTGCATCTCCTGCGCCACGCACTTCTTGCGGTTGGAGCTTGTGGAGGAATGAGCACGGGTCCCCGCTGGGCGCTCATCGGCCTCGGAAATCCGATGCGAAGGGATGATGGAGCAGGCCCGTGGGTGGCCGCGCAGCTTCGAGGAAGGGGCTGGCCGGATCTCCGGATCATCCGGATGGAGCTCCCGGATCCGATGATGCTGGCCGAGGCATGGGAGGAGGCGGAGATCGCCTGGATCGTGGACGCGGTGGAGGCCGATGCGCCGCCCGGAACACTCCTTCGGATCCGAGGCGATCGTCTCCGGACGGATCTCCGTCCGCGCGGGCTCTCCACCCACGGGTTGGATCTGCTGGAAGCGATCGCCCTGGCCCGGACGCTGGGGCCATCCCCCCGACGGGTGATCCTCTATGGGATCATCGGGGCGGACTTCGGGTTCGGAGAGGGGCTGTCCCCCGCCGTGGAGGCCGGCGCCCGCCGCCTCCTCCGCCGGCTGGAGCGCCTGATCACCCGGCTGAATAAAATATCCAGCGAGTCCCACTCCGGATGAGATCATCTCCCACAAATGGTGCCTTGCAGCGCCGAGGGCCGCTTTCAGGGGATTGCGGATTGGGTTACTTTGTCCATCATTTTCTCCACCCGGATTTACCCGCTGCCCCGCGCGCCGGCGACGCATCCGGCGCATCGGCCCGTCCTCCCTCTGAGAGGACCCGAACGTTTGGGCGATCTAAACAGTCCGCGAATCCCCTTATCCCCGCAAAACCCGGGGGGATTCGCGGAAATTGATGAAAACCAACCGAAAGGGACACCCATATATCCGGTCCCGAGTCCCCCGATCCGCCAGATATGGGGGTTCCCCAGAGGGGCATCGGGGCGGGTTTCCGCGAATCGCCCGGAAAGCCGATTTCCGGGGGGGATTCGCGGCCTCGACGATGGCTTGGGAAACATCCTTGACAAACCGACGAGAAAGTGGTAAAAATAGAGCCAGAAGCCGGAAGGGGATAAGCGGACCGGAGGATCCGGCTCATAAAGGGGAACCCTCAACGGAAAGAGGCTTCGGGGCCCTTGCAGTGCCGAGACCCGTTTTCAGGGGATTGCGACGCGGGATCCCCGGGGGCGCCGAAGCGATGCCGGCCCGCAAACTTGCAGTGCCGAGACCCGTTTTCAGGGGATTGCGACGCTGACTTTGGCCACAGGTCGATTTGTCTCCATTCGGATATTCTTGCAGTGCCGAGACCCGTTTTCAGGGGATTGCGACTTGGTGGTGGGGCTGATGTCCAGCTCCCGCAGCGAACTTCTTGCAGTGCCGAGACCCGTTTTCAGGGGATTGCGACGGGGTCCGGTTGCGGATCATGGATTCCTCCCCTCCTTCAGGATCTCCTTGCAGTGCCGAGACCCGTTTTCAGGGGATTGCGACCCATTTTATGGAGGAGTTCGATCGCGCGCTCTCCGGCAATCTTGCAGTGCCGAGACCCGTTTTCAGGGGATTGCGACCTACGCCTGTTCGAATCTGCGCTTTATGAATTGAGCCGAGTGGTCTTGCAGTGCCGAGACCCGTTTTCAGGGGATTGCGACGGCGCTCCTTCCGAACCGCTTCGGCGGCGAGATAATCTCCCTTGCAGTGCCGAGACCCGTTTTCAGGGGATTGCGACACAGTCATTTGATTTGCCCGATTCCTCTTTGAGCAGAGACCTCTTGCAGTGCCGAGACCCGTTTTCAGGGGATTGCGACGCGGCCCAGCGAATGATATCGGCTGGGATGTTTCCTTCTTGCAGTGCCGAGACCCGTTTTCAGGGGATTGCAACGTCGGGGCGATCTGTCGGGTCGCCCTCACCCGTTTTCAGAGGATTGCGAAGTGGACCTCTTCTCCCGGGCGTTGAATCTCATTGGGGGTCATCCTTGCAGTGCCGAGACCCGTTTTCAGGGGATCGCAACTCCCTCCTTTCACCCCGATCGGCTGGAACGCATCGCTCGGATGGAAGCGGGGCACTTCTGGTTTGTCGGGCGCCGGGCTATCCTCCAGCACTGGCTGAGACGGATCGCCCTCCCGGCGGAGGGGCTGGTTCTGGATGCAGGCTGTGGAACCGGGTGGACGGTCCGCTGGCTGGCCGATCAGGGTTTCCGCGTGATGGGCGTGGATGTGCTGTCGGATGGCCTAAGAGATTTAAAGGCCCGGGCGCCTTCCCTGGCTCTGGTCCAGGGCGACGCCAGGCGGCTTCCTCTTCGCGCGGGCGGCGTATTCGCAGTCCTGCTGCTGGACGTTCTGGAGCACCTGGAGGATCACGAGGCGCTGCAGGAGGCGCAGCGCGTGCTGAAGCCCGGGGGATGGGTGCTCCTCTCCGTCCCCGCCTTCCCGTGGCTCTGGAGCGCCCGGGATCGGGAGGCCGGGCATCGCCGGCGTTACACCCCAATGATGCTTCGAAGCCGCTTGAAGGAAGCAGGATTTCGCATTATAGACATGCGGTTTTACATGTTCCTGCTCTTCCCCCTGATCCTGGCAAGCCGATGGGCCGGGCGCCACCACCCGGGATTCCAGGGCTTCGAGGAGCGTCCTTCCCGATGGTTGAACCGCCTGCTGCTCCAGGTGGTGCGCCTGGAAGTCGCCATGGGGCGCTGGATACGATGGCCCTGGGGTTCAACCCTGCTCGCGCTGGCGCGCAAGGATCCCCTTTGCCAGAGTCGGAACCCCGGGTTGGATGGGGCATCGCCTCAGGCGGGCGAAGATGCAGGCGCCCCTGAACCTCCCTCATCAAAGGCCGGCGCACCATGAATGAAATCACAAGTCCCCTGAGGAGTTTCGATCTTTTCCTGTTCTCCACCGACCCGGATCTGATCCGCCCAGCGATAGCAGGCGGAGCGGCCGGCGTGGTGGTGGATTGGGAGCATATCGGCAAGGCGGAACGCCAGGCGGGCTTCGACACCCAGATCAACCACGACACCCCGGAGGACCTGCGACGGGTTCGCGCCTGCACGACTGCCCGCGTCCTGTGCCGGATCAACGCCTTCGGCCCTTGGACCCAAAAGGAGATCGAGGCCGCCGTGCAGGCCGGCGCTGACGAGATCCTGCTCCCCATGGTCCGCTCCGTAGAGGAGGTAGAGCGGGCCCTGGAATGGATCAGGGGACGATGTGGGCTCGGGATCCTGATCGA
The window above is part of the Thermoflexus hugenholtzii JAD2 genome. Proteins encoded here:
- a CDS encoding Ni/Fe hydrogenase subunit alpha, which codes for MPGSRKLTVRVEALARVEGEGALHLRVHNGQVRELRLEIYEPPRFFEAFLRGRRLEEAPDITARICGICPVAYQMSACNALESLLGLSVRGPLRDLRLLLYYGEWIESHALHMFLLHLPDFLGYESALHMARDHPEWVQKGLQIKKAGNALLARIGGREVHPINVRVGGFYSVPSRRALLEHQEDLARARDLMIEALRWMAGLEFPEFEEDYEFVALSHPEEYAILEGQVRFSHGRLAPVSAFEEIIEEIHMPYSNALHAVIRGRGSYMVGPLARFNLNFSQLSPLAQEVAASIGLMPPVRNPFRSLLVRGIEVIHACEEAMRLIDRYEPPDRPFEPFEVQAGTGFGASEAPRGLLYHRYRINAEGLIEEARIIPPTSQNQRRIEDDLRKLVPQLLSLPRDALTWRCEQAIRNYDPCISCATHFLRLELVEE
- a CDS encoding hydrogenase maturation protease, which codes for MSTGPRWALIGLGNPMRRDDGAGPWVAAQLRGRGWPDLRIIRMELPDPMMLAEAWEEAEIAWIVDAVEADAPPGTLLRIRGDRLRTDLRPRGLSTHGLDLLEAIALARTLGPSPRRVILYGIIGADFGFGEGLSPAVEAGARRLLRRLERLITRLNKISSESHSG
- a CDS encoding class I SAM-dependent methyltransferase, which codes for MEAGHFWFVGRRAILQHWLRRIALPAEGLVLDAGCGTGWTVRWLADQGFRVMGVDVLSDGLRDLKARAPSLALVQGDARRLPLRAGGVFAVLLLDVLEHLEDHEALQEAQRVLKPGGWVLLSVPAFPWLWSARDREAGHRRRYTPMMLRSRLKEAGFRIIDMRFYMFLLFPLILASRWAGRHHPGFQGFEERPSRWLNRLLLQVVRLEVAMGRWIRWPWGSTLLALARKDPLCQSRNPGLDGASPQAGEDAGAPEPPSSKAGAP